The proteins below are encoded in one region of Oryzias melastigma strain HK-1 linkage group LG7, ASM292280v2, whole genome shotgun sequence:
- the itih6 gene encoding inter-alpha-trypsin inhibitor heavy chain H6 isoform X3, with the protein MFSKIPYVLVCFALYLQEGISRDFEAFLGRSLHLQRAKRQSKPPKPALKVTEYHVRSSVVSRYAVTTVQSSVWNQLPIVKEAAFEVDLPSSAFISNFTISSDGKVYVAQVKERAAARKIYDAAKKQGKTAGLVATKEREIEKFRVAVSVPSGTRMSFLLTYEELLSRRLGRYELSLGLRPGQPVQNLTVDVRISERTGISFIKVLPLKTSRLISNNNPGDTDAPVSSHVEKSATCARVQFSPTLKQQSNVSSKGLNADFIIQYDVELTDLIGDVQVYDGYFVHYFAPRGLPVVPKDVIFVIDISGSMIGNKMKQTKQAMTTILGDLREGDHFNIITFSDKVQTWKKGRTVRATRTNVREAQEFVRRIMAEGWTNINAALLSAAQLINPSSSSGSSGRLVSSRVPLVIFLTDGEATIGVTSGDIILNNAKKALGSTSLFGLAFGDDADLLLLKRLALENGGVARMVYEDADAALQLKGFYDEVASPLLSDIQLSYLDDQAFDVTRSLFPNYFQGSELVVAGRVKPGVHDLKVSMSATDLKEEVKLENDVDVSQEKGNESRGSVDCLEDWERISSIVHRLWAYFTIKELSVAKLNTTDPAAQKLLTEKATNLSLKYNFVTPFTSLVVVKPDAEEPTTTPPMTKPTTTVTTTTTNKPAAFIKKLSLQSKNSQSTQKVKNTLPPISKVSPPKKTASSNPIKAAMAAISGKIPSTSQNKSKNASSPLTVKMPKSLPPQLPAPAKLSTSPPGSTKTIPRHQVTSTTSAPTTPLRTSTPHSSPLRTAHPSVNKPETSAVGENATKTAPDHHGHPETSTAATKLVPALSLPDVEDDSETDAQLSVSTLVPVAFLRMPGVTKEPQPQVAELVDDVTLMHFQENDYDFNFDYDYNLNYDGWDDPASGFSFVLGSEEDCPLVECLVLLEPQPRPNSNVFVTSVDGDPHFLLQLPRQNQSLCFTVDGKANDVLRLLEDPENGIVVDGRLLGAPSKHGVESRSRTYFDQLIVSSLGSSGEITITVSLDAVAVEGEGRDTLPVNQQASITRQGVTVTVDNHHGCWMELARGVRFLVLFHRYKHPSYLQMAHLGFYIANGGGLSASTQGLMGQFQHADISITEMQTRPDHPPNTDRTAVRGVLRWGSEQMPVTLQDKMLKDSLQKSHPGKCWVVPKAQVERLLGRPYDSYVVNRV; encoded by the exons atgttttcgAAAATCCCCTACGTTCTAGTTTGCTTCGCTTTGTACCTGCAAGAAGGAATATCGCGGGATTTTGAAGCCTTTCTGGGCAGGAGTCTTCACTTACAG AGAGCAAAGCGTCAGAGCAAACCTCCCAAACCAGCG CTGAAGGTGACGGAGTACCACGTGAGGAGCTCCGTGGTGTCCCGCTATGCCGTCACCACCGTCCAGAGCTCGGTGTGGAACCAGCTCCCCATCGTCAAGGAGGCGGCCTTTGAGGTGGACCTGCCCTCCTCCGCTTTCATCTCCAACTTCACCAT CTCCTCTGACGGTAAGGTGTACGTGGCCCAGGTGAAGGAAAGAGCTGCCGCCAGGAAAATTTACGACGCTGCGAAGAAGCAAGGAAAAACGGCTGGTCTGGTCGCAACCAA agaacgGGAAATTGAAAAGTTTCGCGTGGCCGTGTCAGTGCCCTCGGGAACCCGGATGTCCTTCCTTCTCACGTACGAGGAGTTGTTAAGTCGTCGACTTGGGCGTTACGAGCTCAGTTTGGGTCTGAGGCCGGGGCAGCCTGTGCAGAACCTCACTGTGGACGTCAGAATATCAGAGAGAACTGGGATTAGTTTCATCAAGGTTCTCCCTCTGAAGACGAGCAGACTGATCTCCAACAACAATCCAG GAGACACAGACGCCCCTGTTTCCTCTCATGTGGAGAAGAGCGCCACCTGTGCTCGGGTTCAGTTTAGCCCGACTCTGAAGCAGCAAAGCAACGTTTCCTCTAAAGGCCTCAATGCAGACTTCATCATACAGTACGATGTGGAGCTCACAGACCTCATAGGAGACGTCCAG GTGTATGACGGATACTTCGTCCATTACTTTGCACCCAGAGGACTTCCTGTGGTTCCCAAGGATGTGATATTCGTCATTGACATCAGTGGATCCATGATAGGCAACAAGATGAAGCAG ACCAAACAAGCCATGACTACCATCCTTGGAGACCTTCGAGAAGGAGACCACTTCAACATCATCACCTTCTCCGACAAGGTTCAGACGTGGAAGAAAGGTCGAACGGTGCGAGCCACCCGGACGAACGTCCGAGAAGCCCAAGAGTTTGTCAGACGGATCATGGCAGAAGGAT GGACCAACATCAACGCCGCTCTGCTTTCTGCCGCCCAGCTCATCAATCCGTCTTCCTCCTCTGGATCCTCCGGTCGCCTCGTGTCTTCTCGTGTCCCGCTGGTTATTTTTCTGACTGATGGAGAAGCCACCATCGGAGTGACGTCAGGCGACATCATCCTGAACAACGCCAAGAAAGCGCTGGGCTCCACCTCCCTGTTCGGTCTCGCCTTTGGCGACGATGCCGACTTACTTCTTCTGAAACGTCTGGCTCTGGAGAACGGCGGCGTGGCCCGGATGGTGTACGAGGACGCCGACGCCGCCCTGCAGCTGAAGGGATTTTATGATGAAGTGGCCAGTCCGCTGCTGTCAGACATCCAGCTGTCCTACTTGGACGACCAGGCGTTTGACGTGACCCGATCGCTGTTTCCAAACTACTTCCAGGGCTCGGAGTTGGTGGTGGCCGGAAGAGTCAAACCGGGAGTCCACGACCTAAAGGTGTCGATGTCAGCAACAGATTTAAAGGAGGAGGTGAAGCTGGAGAACGATGTGGATGTTTCCCAGGAAAAGGGAAATGAGAGTCGAGGCTCAGTGGACTGTTTGGAAGATTGGGAACGGATCTCTAGCATCGTCCATCGTCTCTGGGCTTATTTTACCATCAAGGAGCTTTCTGTGGCCAAACTGAATACTACTGATCCTGCAGCGCAAAAGTTGCTGACAGAAAAAGCCACTAACCTCTCTCTTAAATACAACTTTGTGACACCGTTCACCTCTCTAGTTGTTGTTAAACCAGACGCAGAAGAACCAACCACAACTCCCCCTATGACAAAACCCACAACTACAGTCACAACTACAACCACCAACAAACCAGcagcttttataaaaaaactcAGCTTACAATCGAAAAATTCACAGTCaactcaaaaagtaaaaaacactttacCTCCAATTTCCAAAGTTTCACCACCCAAGAAAACTGCATCATCAAATCCCATCAAAGCTGCGATGGCAGCCATCTCTGGAAAAATTCCCTCCACCTCccaaaacaaatctaaaaacgCCTCTTCTCCTCTAACAGTAAAGATGCCCAAAAGTCTCCCTCCACAGCTTCCTGCACCTGCAAAACTGTCCACATCTCCACCGGGCAGCACCAAAACCATCCCCCGGCATCAGGTGACTTCCACCACTTCAGCACCAACCACTCCACTCAGAACCTCAACGCCACATTCCAGTCCTCTAAGGACCGCCCACCCCTCTGTCAACAAACCAGAGACGTCTGCGGTGGGAGAGAACGCCACCAAAACAGCACCAGACCATCATGGTCACCCTGAAACCAGTACCGCTGCAACCAAACTGGTTCCCGCGCTCAGTTTACCTGACGTGGAAGACGACTCAGAAACAGACGCGCAGCTGAGCGTTTCCACTCTGGTGCCGGTGGCTTTTCTTCGCATGCCGGGAGTAACAAAAGAGCCGCAACCCCAAGTAGCTGAGCTCGTGG ATGACGTAACCTTAATGCACTTCcaagaaaatg ATTATGACTTCAACTTTGACTACGACTATAATCTCAACTATGATGGat GGGACGATCCAGCCTCTGGGTTTTCATTTG TGCTTGGGAGTGAGGAGGACTGTCCTTTAGTTGAATGTCTTGTGCTTTTAGAACCTCAGCCCCGCCCGAACTCCAACGTGTTCGTCACATCAG TTGATGGAGACCCTCATTTTCTGCTTCAGCTTCCAAGACAGAATCAGAGTCTGTGTTTCACGGTGGACGGCAAAGCCAACGATGTTCTCAGGCTGCTGGAGGACCCAGAGAACG GGATCGTGGTGGATGGCCGTCTCCTCGGAGCTCCGTCCAAACACGGAGTGGAGAGTCGCTCTCGGACTTACTTCGATCAGCTCATCGTCTCCTCACTCGGCAGCTCTGGTGAAATCACGATCACCGTGTCACTGGATGCGGTGGCGGTGGAAGGGGAAGGCCGGGACACTCTTCCCGTCAACCAGCAGGCATCCATCACCAGGCAGGGTGTGACGGTCACCGTGGACAACCACCACGGCTGCTGGATGGAGCTGGCCCGGGGCGTGCGCTTCCTGGTCCTCTTTCACCGCTACAAACACCCCAGCTACCTGCAGATGGCGCACTTGGGTTTTTACATTGCAAATGGAGGGGGGCTTTCTGCTTCGACCCAAGGGCTTATGG
- the itih6 gene encoding inter-alpha-trypsin inhibitor heavy chain H6 isoform X1, translated as MNGFDSDCFDSKSGPSPKKKGEMVGITPPKMRGSLFWTNFLAGLLQIKFVCLTAFFVLQRAKRQSKPPKPALKVTEYHVRSSVVSRYAVTTVQSSVWNQLPIVKEAAFEVDLPSSAFISNFTISSDGKVYVAQVKERAAARKIYDAAKKQGKTAGLVATKEREIEKFRVAVSVPSGTRMSFLLTYEELLSRRLGRYELSLGLRPGQPVQNLTVDVRISERTGISFIKVLPLKTSRLISNNNPGDTDAPVSSHVEKSATCARVQFSPTLKQQSNVSSKGLNADFIIQYDVELTDLIGDVQVYDGYFVHYFAPRGLPVVPKDVIFVIDISGSMIGNKMKQTKQAMTTILGDLREGDHFNIITFSDKVQTWKKGRTVRATRTNVREAQEFVRRIMAEGWTNINAALLSAAQLINPSSSSGSSGRLVSSRVPLVIFLTDGEATIGVTSGDIILNNAKKALGSTSLFGLAFGDDADLLLLKRLALENGGVARMVYEDADAALQLKGFYDEVASPLLSDIQLSYLDDQAFDVTRSLFPNYFQGSELVVAGRVKPGVHDLKVSMSATDLKEEVKLENDVDVSQEKGNESRGSVDCLEDWERISSIVHRLWAYFTIKELSVAKLNTTDPAAQKLLTEKATNLSLKYNFVTPFTSLVVVKPDAEEPTTTPPMTKPTTTVTTTTTNKPAAFIKKLSLQSKNSQSTQKVKNTLPPISKVSPPKKTASSNPIKAAMAAISGKIPSTSQNKSKNASSPLTVKMPKSLPPQLPAPAKLSTSPPGSTKTIPRHQVTSTTSAPTTPLRTSTPHSSPLRTAHPSVNKPETSAVGENATKTAPDHHGHPETSTAATKLVPALSLPDVEDDSETDAQLSVSTLVPVAFLRMPGVTKEPQPQVAELVDDVTLMHFQENDYDFNFDYDYNLNYDGWDDPASGFSFVLGSEEDCPLVECLVLLEPQPRPNSNVFVTSVDGDPHFLLQLPRQNQSLCFTVDGKANDVLRLLEDPENGIVVDGRLLGAPSKHGVESRSRTYFDQLIVSSLGSSGEITITVSLDAVAVEGEGRDTLPVNQQASITRQGVTVTVDNHHGCWMELARGVRFLVLFHRYKHPSYLQMAHLGFYIANGGGLSASTQGLMGQFQHADISITEMQTRPDHPPNTDRTAVRGVLRWGSEQMPVTLQDKMLKDSLQKSHPGKCWVVPKAQVERLLGRPYDSYVVNRV; from the exons ATGAATGGCTTTGATTCAGACTGTTTTGATTCTAAGTCTGGGCCCAGCcctaaaaaaaagggggagatGGTGGGGATTACTCCCCCAAAAATGAGGGGTAGCCTATTTTGGACAAACTTTCTTGCTGGTTTGCTGCAAATCAAGTTTGTTTGTCTGACGGCATTCTTTGTTTTGCAGAGAGCAAAGCGTCAGAGCAAACCTCCCAAACCAGCG CTGAAGGTGACGGAGTACCACGTGAGGAGCTCCGTGGTGTCCCGCTATGCCGTCACCACCGTCCAGAGCTCGGTGTGGAACCAGCTCCCCATCGTCAAGGAGGCGGCCTTTGAGGTGGACCTGCCCTCCTCCGCTTTCATCTCCAACTTCACCAT CTCCTCTGACGGTAAGGTGTACGTGGCCCAGGTGAAGGAAAGAGCTGCCGCCAGGAAAATTTACGACGCTGCGAAGAAGCAAGGAAAAACGGCTGGTCTGGTCGCAACCAA agaacgGGAAATTGAAAAGTTTCGCGTGGCCGTGTCAGTGCCCTCGGGAACCCGGATGTCCTTCCTTCTCACGTACGAGGAGTTGTTAAGTCGTCGACTTGGGCGTTACGAGCTCAGTTTGGGTCTGAGGCCGGGGCAGCCTGTGCAGAACCTCACTGTGGACGTCAGAATATCAGAGAGAACTGGGATTAGTTTCATCAAGGTTCTCCCTCTGAAGACGAGCAGACTGATCTCCAACAACAATCCAG GAGACACAGACGCCCCTGTTTCCTCTCATGTGGAGAAGAGCGCCACCTGTGCTCGGGTTCAGTTTAGCCCGACTCTGAAGCAGCAAAGCAACGTTTCCTCTAAAGGCCTCAATGCAGACTTCATCATACAGTACGATGTGGAGCTCACAGACCTCATAGGAGACGTCCAG GTGTATGACGGATACTTCGTCCATTACTTTGCACCCAGAGGACTTCCTGTGGTTCCCAAGGATGTGATATTCGTCATTGACATCAGTGGATCCATGATAGGCAACAAGATGAAGCAG ACCAAACAAGCCATGACTACCATCCTTGGAGACCTTCGAGAAGGAGACCACTTCAACATCATCACCTTCTCCGACAAGGTTCAGACGTGGAAGAAAGGTCGAACGGTGCGAGCCACCCGGACGAACGTCCGAGAAGCCCAAGAGTTTGTCAGACGGATCATGGCAGAAGGAT GGACCAACATCAACGCCGCTCTGCTTTCTGCCGCCCAGCTCATCAATCCGTCTTCCTCCTCTGGATCCTCCGGTCGCCTCGTGTCTTCTCGTGTCCCGCTGGTTATTTTTCTGACTGATGGAGAAGCCACCATCGGAGTGACGTCAGGCGACATCATCCTGAACAACGCCAAGAAAGCGCTGGGCTCCACCTCCCTGTTCGGTCTCGCCTTTGGCGACGATGCCGACTTACTTCTTCTGAAACGTCTGGCTCTGGAGAACGGCGGCGTGGCCCGGATGGTGTACGAGGACGCCGACGCCGCCCTGCAGCTGAAGGGATTTTATGATGAAGTGGCCAGTCCGCTGCTGTCAGACATCCAGCTGTCCTACTTGGACGACCAGGCGTTTGACGTGACCCGATCGCTGTTTCCAAACTACTTCCAGGGCTCGGAGTTGGTGGTGGCCGGAAGAGTCAAACCGGGAGTCCACGACCTAAAGGTGTCGATGTCAGCAACAGATTTAAAGGAGGAGGTGAAGCTGGAGAACGATGTGGATGTTTCCCAGGAAAAGGGAAATGAGAGTCGAGGCTCAGTGGACTGTTTGGAAGATTGGGAACGGATCTCTAGCATCGTCCATCGTCTCTGGGCTTATTTTACCATCAAGGAGCTTTCTGTGGCCAAACTGAATACTACTGATCCTGCAGCGCAAAAGTTGCTGACAGAAAAAGCCACTAACCTCTCTCTTAAATACAACTTTGTGACACCGTTCACCTCTCTAGTTGTTGTTAAACCAGACGCAGAAGAACCAACCACAACTCCCCCTATGACAAAACCCACAACTACAGTCACAACTACAACCACCAACAAACCAGcagcttttataaaaaaactcAGCTTACAATCGAAAAATTCACAGTCaactcaaaaagtaaaaaacactttacCTCCAATTTCCAAAGTTTCACCACCCAAGAAAACTGCATCATCAAATCCCATCAAAGCTGCGATGGCAGCCATCTCTGGAAAAATTCCCTCCACCTCccaaaacaaatctaaaaacgCCTCTTCTCCTCTAACAGTAAAGATGCCCAAAAGTCTCCCTCCACAGCTTCCTGCACCTGCAAAACTGTCCACATCTCCACCGGGCAGCACCAAAACCATCCCCCGGCATCAGGTGACTTCCACCACTTCAGCACCAACCACTCCACTCAGAACCTCAACGCCACATTCCAGTCCTCTAAGGACCGCCCACCCCTCTGTCAACAAACCAGAGACGTCTGCGGTGGGAGAGAACGCCACCAAAACAGCACCAGACCATCATGGTCACCCTGAAACCAGTACCGCTGCAACCAAACTGGTTCCCGCGCTCAGTTTACCTGACGTGGAAGACGACTCAGAAACAGACGCGCAGCTGAGCGTTTCCACTCTGGTGCCGGTGGCTTTTCTTCGCATGCCGGGAGTAACAAAAGAGCCGCAACCCCAAGTAGCTGAGCTCGTGG ATGACGTAACCTTAATGCACTTCcaagaaaatg ATTATGACTTCAACTTTGACTACGACTATAATCTCAACTATGATGGat GGGACGATCCAGCCTCTGGGTTTTCATTTG TGCTTGGGAGTGAGGAGGACTGTCCTTTAGTTGAATGTCTTGTGCTTTTAGAACCTCAGCCCCGCCCGAACTCCAACGTGTTCGTCACATCAG TTGATGGAGACCCTCATTTTCTGCTTCAGCTTCCAAGACAGAATCAGAGTCTGTGTTTCACGGTGGACGGCAAAGCCAACGATGTTCTCAGGCTGCTGGAGGACCCAGAGAACG GGATCGTGGTGGATGGCCGTCTCCTCGGAGCTCCGTCCAAACACGGAGTGGAGAGTCGCTCTCGGACTTACTTCGATCAGCTCATCGTCTCCTCACTCGGCAGCTCTGGTGAAATCACGATCACCGTGTCACTGGATGCGGTGGCGGTGGAAGGGGAAGGCCGGGACACTCTTCCCGTCAACCAGCAGGCATCCATCACCAGGCAGGGTGTGACGGTCACCGTGGACAACCACCACGGCTGCTGGATGGAGCTGGCCCGGGGCGTGCGCTTCCTGGTCCTCTTTCACCGCTACAAACACCCCAGCTACCTGCAGATGGCGCACTTGGGTTTTTACATTGCAAATGGAGGGGGGCTTTCTGCTTCGACCCAAGGGCTTATGG
- the itih6 gene encoding inter-alpha-trypsin inhibitor heavy chain H6 isoform X2, which yields MNGFDSDCFDSKSGPSPKKKGEMVGITPPKMRGSLFWTNFLAGLLQIKFVCLTAFFVLQRAKRQSKPPKPALKVTEYHVRSSVVSRYAVTTVQSSVWNQLPIVKEAAFEVDLPSSAFISNFTISSDGKVYVAQVKERAAARKIYDAAKKQGKTAGLVATKEREIEKFRVAVSVPSGTRMSFLLTYEELLSRRLGRYELSLGLRPGQPVQNLTVDVRISERTGISFIKVLPLKTSRLISNNNPGDTDAPVSSHVEKSATCARVQFSPTLKQQSNVSSKGLNADFIIQYDVELTDLIGDVQVYDGYFVHYFAPRGLPVVPKDVIFVIDISGSMIGNKMKQTKQAMTTILGDLREGDHFNIITFSDKVQTWKKGRTVRATRTNVREAQEFVRRIMAEGWTNINAALLSAAQLINPSSSSGSSGRLVSSRVPLVIFLTDGEATIGVTSGDIILNNAKKALGSTSLFGLAFGDDADLLLLKRLALENGGVARMVYEDADAALQLKGFYDEVASPLLSDIQLSYLDDQAFDVTRSLFPNYFQGSELVVAGRVKPGVHDLKVSMSATDLKEEVKLENDVDVSQEKGNESRGSVDCLEDWERISSIVHRLWAYFTIKELSVAKLNTTDPAAQKLLTEKATNLSLKYNFVTPFTSLVVVKPDAEEPTTTPPMTKPTTTVTTTTTNKPAAFIKKLSLQSKNSQSTQKVKNTLPPISKVSPPKKTASSNPIKAAMAAISGKIPSTSQNKSKNASSPLTVKMPKSLPPQLPAPAKLSTSPPGSTKTIPRHQVTSTTSAPTTPLRTSTPHSSPLRTAHPSVNKPETSAVGENATKTAPDHHGHPETSTAATKLVPALSLPDVEDDSETDAQLSVSTLVPVAFLRMPGVTKEPQPQVAELVDDVTLMHFQENDYDFNFDYDYNLNYDGWDDPASGFSFEPQPRPNSNVFVTSVDGDPHFLLQLPRQNQSLCFTVDGKANDVLRLLEDPENGIVVDGRLLGAPSKHGVESRSRTYFDQLIVSSLGSSGEITITVSLDAVAVEGEGRDTLPVNQQASITRQGVTVTVDNHHGCWMELARGVRFLVLFHRYKHPSYLQMAHLGFYIANGGGLSASTQGLMGQFQHADISITEMQTRPDHPPNTDRTAVRGVLRWGSEQMPVTLQDKMLKDSLQKSHPGKCWVVPKAQVERLLGRPYDSYVVNRV from the exons ATGAATGGCTTTGATTCAGACTGTTTTGATTCTAAGTCTGGGCCCAGCcctaaaaaaaagggggagatGGTGGGGATTACTCCCCCAAAAATGAGGGGTAGCCTATTTTGGACAAACTTTCTTGCTGGTTTGCTGCAAATCAAGTTTGTTTGTCTGACGGCATTCTTTGTTTTGCAGAGAGCAAAGCGTCAGAGCAAACCTCCCAAACCAGCG CTGAAGGTGACGGAGTACCACGTGAGGAGCTCCGTGGTGTCCCGCTATGCCGTCACCACCGTCCAGAGCTCGGTGTGGAACCAGCTCCCCATCGTCAAGGAGGCGGCCTTTGAGGTGGACCTGCCCTCCTCCGCTTTCATCTCCAACTTCACCAT CTCCTCTGACGGTAAGGTGTACGTGGCCCAGGTGAAGGAAAGAGCTGCCGCCAGGAAAATTTACGACGCTGCGAAGAAGCAAGGAAAAACGGCTGGTCTGGTCGCAACCAA agaacgGGAAATTGAAAAGTTTCGCGTGGCCGTGTCAGTGCCCTCGGGAACCCGGATGTCCTTCCTTCTCACGTACGAGGAGTTGTTAAGTCGTCGACTTGGGCGTTACGAGCTCAGTTTGGGTCTGAGGCCGGGGCAGCCTGTGCAGAACCTCACTGTGGACGTCAGAATATCAGAGAGAACTGGGATTAGTTTCATCAAGGTTCTCCCTCTGAAGACGAGCAGACTGATCTCCAACAACAATCCAG GAGACACAGACGCCCCTGTTTCCTCTCATGTGGAGAAGAGCGCCACCTGTGCTCGGGTTCAGTTTAGCCCGACTCTGAAGCAGCAAAGCAACGTTTCCTCTAAAGGCCTCAATGCAGACTTCATCATACAGTACGATGTGGAGCTCACAGACCTCATAGGAGACGTCCAG GTGTATGACGGATACTTCGTCCATTACTTTGCACCCAGAGGACTTCCTGTGGTTCCCAAGGATGTGATATTCGTCATTGACATCAGTGGATCCATGATAGGCAACAAGATGAAGCAG ACCAAACAAGCCATGACTACCATCCTTGGAGACCTTCGAGAAGGAGACCACTTCAACATCATCACCTTCTCCGACAAGGTTCAGACGTGGAAGAAAGGTCGAACGGTGCGAGCCACCCGGACGAACGTCCGAGAAGCCCAAGAGTTTGTCAGACGGATCATGGCAGAAGGAT GGACCAACATCAACGCCGCTCTGCTTTCTGCCGCCCAGCTCATCAATCCGTCTTCCTCCTCTGGATCCTCCGGTCGCCTCGTGTCTTCTCGTGTCCCGCTGGTTATTTTTCTGACTGATGGAGAAGCCACCATCGGAGTGACGTCAGGCGACATCATCCTGAACAACGCCAAGAAAGCGCTGGGCTCCACCTCCCTGTTCGGTCTCGCCTTTGGCGACGATGCCGACTTACTTCTTCTGAAACGTCTGGCTCTGGAGAACGGCGGCGTGGCCCGGATGGTGTACGAGGACGCCGACGCCGCCCTGCAGCTGAAGGGATTTTATGATGAAGTGGCCAGTCCGCTGCTGTCAGACATCCAGCTGTCCTACTTGGACGACCAGGCGTTTGACGTGACCCGATCGCTGTTTCCAAACTACTTCCAGGGCTCGGAGTTGGTGGTGGCCGGAAGAGTCAAACCGGGAGTCCACGACCTAAAGGTGTCGATGTCAGCAACAGATTTAAAGGAGGAGGTGAAGCTGGAGAACGATGTGGATGTTTCCCAGGAAAAGGGAAATGAGAGTCGAGGCTCAGTGGACTGTTTGGAAGATTGGGAACGGATCTCTAGCATCGTCCATCGTCTCTGGGCTTATTTTACCATCAAGGAGCTTTCTGTGGCCAAACTGAATACTACTGATCCTGCAGCGCAAAAGTTGCTGACAGAAAAAGCCACTAACCTCTCTCTTAAATACAACTTTGTGACACCGTTCACCTCTCTAGTTGTTGTTAAACCAGACGCAGAAGAACCAACCACAACTCCCCCTATGACAAAACCCACAACTACAGTCACAACTACAACCACCAACAAACCAGcagcttttataaaaaaactcAGCTTACAATCGAAAAATTCACAGTCaactcaaaaagtaaaaaacactttacCTCCAATTTCCAAAGTTTCACCACCCAAGAAAACTGCATCATCAAATCCCATCAAAGCTGCGATGGCAGCCATCTCTGGAAAAATTCCCTCCACCTCccaaaacaaatctaaaaacgCCTCTTCTCCTCTAACAGTAAAGATGCCCAAAAGTCTCCCTCCACAGCTTCCTGCACCTGCAAAACTGTCCACATCTCCACCGGGCAGCACCAAAACCATCCCCCGGCATCAGGTGACTTCCACCACTTCAGCACCAACCACTCCACTCAGAACCTCAACGCCACATTCCAGTCCTCTAAGGACCGCCCACCCCTCTGTCAACAAACCAGAGACGTCTGCGGTGGGAGAGAACGCCACCAAAACAGCACCAGACCATCATGGTCACCCTGAAACCAGTACCGCTGCAACCAAACTGGTTCCCGCGCTCAGTTTACCTGACGTGGAAGACGACTCAGAAACAGACGCGCAGCTGAGCGTTTCCACTCTGGTGCCGGTGGCTTTTCTTCGCATGCCGGGAGTAACAAAAGAGCCGCAACCCCAAGTAGCTGAGCTCGTGG ATGACGTAACCTTAATGCACTTCcaagaaaatg ATTATGACTTCAACTTTGACTACGACTATAATCTCAACTATGATGGat GGGACGATCCAGCCTCTGGGTTTTCATTTG AACCTCAGCCCCGCCCGAACTCCAACGTGTTCGTCACATCAG TTGATGGAGACCCTCATTTTCTGCTTCAGCTTCCAAGACAGAATCAGAGTCTGTGTTTCACGGTGGACGGCAAAGCCAACGATGTTCTCAGGCTGCTGGAGGACCCAGAGAACG GGATCGTGGTGGATGGCCGTCTCCTCGGAGCTCCGTCCAAACACGGAGTGGAGAGTCGCTCTCGGACTTACTTCGATCAGCTCATCGTCTCCTCACTCGGCAGCTCTGGTGAAATCACGATCACCGTGTCACTGGATGCGGTGGCGGTGGAAGGGGAAGGCCGGGACACTCTTCCCGTCAACCAGCAGGCATCCATCACCAGGCAGGGTGTGACGGTCACCGTGGACAACCACCACGGCTGCTGGATGGAGCTGGCCCGGGGCGTGCGCTTCCTGGTCCTCTTTCACCGCTACAAACACCCCAGCTACCTGCAGATGGCGCACTTGGGTTTTTACATTGCAAATGGAGGGGGGCTTTCTGCTTCGACCCAAGGGCTTATGG